One window from the genome of Thermococcus siculi encodes:
- a CDS encoding antitoxin family protein — MEEIEVVYENGVFKPVKKVRFKEGTHAKVIIEVGIADIVENFSRKVKKDVLKEFLEERR; from the coding sequence ATGGAGGAGATTGAGGTAGTTTATGAGAACGGCGTCTTTAAGCCCGTAAAGAAAGTTCGATTCAAAGAGGGCACACACGCCAAGGTAATCATTGAAGTGGGGATAGCGGATATCGTCGAAAACTTCAGTAGAAAAGTGAAAAAGGACGTACTCAAGGAATTCTTGGAGGAGCGGCGATGA
- a CDS encoding HAD family hydrolase — MLVLVDLDDTLCNTWEAARYSVLRLVPHLLRRRKFRAFFYILTARYRELEQSREFHTLDFDKLVERVMKKVYAKIQPDELEEITHLVDRVFFSNLRLYPDAIPFLNGLKSLGAKIVLVTDSSTKWQRKKLEYLGIKDYFDALIISGETGHSKLEPHNFRLARRLFPDDEVYMVGDRDDTDMRGGKEIGAITILVQRGYFRGRLAKHADYVVKDLVEALEVIRREHEARAKA, encoded by the coding sequence ATGCTTGTGCTCGTTGACCTTGACGACACCCTGTGCAATACGTGGGAGGCCGCCAGATACAGCGTCCTCAGGCTGGTCCCTCATCTCCTTCGGAGGAGGAAGTTCCGGGCCTTCTTCTACATCCTTACCGCCCGCTACCGCGAGCTGGAACAGTCGAGGGAGTTCCACACCCTGGACTTCGACAAGCTGGTTGAGAGGGTCATGAAAAAGGTTTACGCTAAAATCCAGCCCGATGAGCTTGAGGAGATAACCCACCTGGTCGACAGGGTGTTTTTCTCAAACCTGCGGCTTTATCCAGATGCGATCCCATTTCTTAACGGGTTGAAATCCCTGGGGGCTAAAATCGTTCTCGTGACGGACTCCTCAACCAAGTGGCAGCGCAAGAAGCTCGAGTACCTCGGTATAAAGGACTACTTCGACGCGCTGATAATAAGCGGTGAAACGGGCCACAGCAAGCTCGAACCCCATAACTTCCGCCTCGCGAGGCGGCTCTTTCCCGACGATGAGGTCTACATGGTCGGGGACAGGGACGACACCGACATGCGGGGAGGGAAGGAGATAGGTGCCATAACGATACTCGTCCAGAGGGGCTACTTCAGGGGAAGGCTGGCTAAACACGCGGATTACGTGGTGAAAGACCTCGTTGAGGCCCTGGAGGTGATAAGGCGTGAGCATGAAGCGCGAGCTAAAGCGTAA
- a CDS encoding TIGR00304 family membrane protein → MDGKALILSGMALILIGFLLVFIGTIVSAFNEEGDVEGGGVIMIGPIPIVFGTSRGAAGMAMVLAIILMALWIIAAILSRGD, encoded by the coding sequence ATGGACGGGAAGGCACTGATACTGAGCGGAATGGCGCTGATACTCATAGGCTTCCTGCTGGTGTTCATAGGCACGATAGTCTCGGCCTTCAATGAAGAGGGTGACGTTGAGGGCGGCGGGGTGATAATGATAGGGCCAATCCCAATAGTCTTCGGAACGAGCAGGGGAGCGGCCGGAATGGCGATGGTGCTGGCGATAATCCTCATGGCCCTCTGGATCATCGCTGCGATTCTCTCAAGGGGGGACTGA
- a CDS encoding ribbon-helix-helix domain-containing protein, with protein sequence MAEEKKYTTVSIPKPLYDKIKARIEGTGFTSVSDYVTYVLREVLASLEEEEKEEVFSEEEEEKVKERLRALGYLD encoded by the coding sequence ATGGCTGAGGAGAAGAAGTACACGACCGTTTCCATACCGAAGCCCCTCTACGACAAGATAAAGGCCAGGATAGAGGGCACCGGCTTCACTTCAGTTTCCGACTACGTGACCTACGTCCTCCGCGAGGTTCTGGCGAGCCTCGAAGAGGAGGAGAAGGAGGAAGTCTTCAGCGAAGAGGAGGAAGAGAAGGTCAAGGAGAGGCTTCGCGCCCTCGGCTACCTCGACTGA
- a CDS encoding cation:proton antiporter, which produces MDFLAALAILLVTAKTIEWLFERVGIHPIIAHVLTGILLGPFVLGVIEPTDELKVLAEFGLIMMMLYMGLTSNFSAIAQNTKKAVVVAALGVAFSFVLGFLTVEFFGKGTTAAIFVGITLGNTAIEVTSGVLVKERVKRVVSSILMGAAFADDIMAVYLIGIITALAEGGLNAASFGILTVKIFAFIAATLLVSEYVFKRAKWFYPIVRNLNVFFTFTLILTFTLAIIAQWVGLNQIIGAYLAGLTISRLRERKDPLVVTRIKLNELIEDLQVVLTEFFIPLFFIYVGLMFNPPLADISLALIGALYLAAVLGKFFGCGLGARLFGLNWSDSALIGIGMGGRGSLELAILTFGLSAGLIDQVLFASVIAVSMLTALTTPIFFKEYIKRAKA; this is translated from the coding sequence GTGGACTTCCTCGCGGCCCTGGCGATTCTGCTCGTGACGGCGAAGACCATAGAGTGGCTCTTCGAACGGGTCGGTATACACCCCATAATAGCCCACGTCCTGACAGGAATCCTCCTGGGGCCGTTCGTCCTTGGAGTAATCGAGCCCACCGACGAGTTAAAGGTTCTCGCAGAGTTCGGACTGATAATGATGATGCTCTACATGGGTCTCACCAGCAACTTCTCCGCGATAGCCCAGAACACGAAGAAGGCGGTCGTTGTTGCCGCCCTGGGCGTGGCATTTTCCTTCGTCCTCGGCTTCCTCACTGTGGAGTTCTTCGGAAAGGGCACCACCGCGGCCATATTCGTCGGCATAACCCTCGGAAACACCGCCATAGAGGTAACGAGCGGCGTCCTCGTCAAGGAGCGCGTCAAGAGGGTCGTCTCGTCGATACTCATGGGAGCGGCCTTCGCCGACGACATAATGGCCGTCTATCTCATCGGAATAATAACCGCCCTGGCGGAGGGAGGCCTCAACGCCGCATCCTTCGGAATACTCACCGTCAAGATATTCGCCTTCATAGCCGCGACGCTTCTCGTATCCGAGTACGTCTTCAAGAGGGCCAAGTGGTTCTATCCGATAGTCAGAAACCTCAACGTCTTCTTCACCTTCACGCTGATACTCACCTTCACCCTCGCGATAATAGCCCAGTGGGTCGGTCTCAACCAGATAATCGGCGCCTATCTGGCCGGTCTGACCATCAGCAGGCTCCGCGAGAGGAAAGATCCGCTCGTCGTGACCAGGATAAAGCTCAACGAGCTGATAGAGGATCTTCAGGTGGTTCTCACCGAGTTCTTCATACCCCTCTTCTTTATCTACGTCGGGCTGATGTTCAACCCGCCCCTGGCGGACATAAGCCTGGCCCTCATAGGAGCGCTCTACCTGGCGGCGGTTCTCGGAAAGTTCTTCGGCTGCGGCCTCGGCGCGAGGCTCTTCGGCCTTAACTGGAGCGATTCGGCGCTCATAGGAATCGGCATGGGGGGAAGGGGAAGCCTCGAGCTGGCCATCCTGACCTTCGGCCTCAGCGCGGGTTTGATAGACCAGGTTCTCTTCGCCAGCGTCATAGCGGTCTCGATGCTCACCGCACTGACGACGCCAATTTTCTTCAAGGAGTACATAAAGAGGGCAAAGGCTTAA
- the cysC gene encoding adenylyl-sulfate kinase, which translates to MSGLQNLEKGFTIWLTGPSGAGKTTLAVKLARKLREMGYRVEILDGDTIRKTLYPELGFSKEAREMHNRVVIHMAKLLSRNGVIAIVSLISPYRAVREYARKEIGNFIEVYVYAPLDVRIQRDPKGLYAKALRGEIKGLTGYDGVYEEPENPEVRVDSSKMTPEEEVEAVIQKARGMGYLP; encoded by the coding sequence ATGAGTGGACTTCAAAACCTCGAAAAGGGATTCACAATCTGGCTCACCGGGCCGAGCGGGGCCGGAAAGACGACTCTGGCCGTTAAGCTTGCCAGAAAGCTCAGGGAGATGGGCTACCGCGTCGAGATACTCGACGGCGATACGATAAGGAAGACCCTCTATCCGGAGCTGGGCTTCTCGAAGGAAGCGAGGGAGATGCACAATCGCGTGGTCATCCACATGGCAAAGCTCCTCAGCAGGAACGGCGTCATAGCGATAGTTTCGCTGATCTCACCATACAGGGCCGTCCGCGAGTACGCCAGGAAGGAGATAGGGAACTTCATCGAGGTCTACGTCTACGCTCCACTCGACGTCAGAATCCAGCGCGACCCCAAGGGTCTCTACGCAAAGGCCCTCAGGGGCGAGATAAAAGGATTGACGGGCTACGATGGAGTCTACGAAGAGCCTGAAAACCCGGAGGTTAGAGTGGACTCCTCAAAGATGACGCCGGAGGAAGAGGTCGAGGCAGTTATTCAGAAGGCCCGCGGGATGGGCTACCTGCCCTGA
- a CDS encoding cation diffusion facilitator family transporter — MEEIYRPIWLSIIGNVLLAALKLAVGFLYSSIALISDGVHSLSDVVTSVIGYAGIRISSKPPDKSHPFGHSRFEPLVAFLIGEALLIVAYEIGRDAVYRILHGGAIEVNSLMLGVTVLSILVKELMFRYSVHVGRKLNSQILIADAYHHRSDSLSSLAVLIGLGAQRIGFEYGDALAGLVVALFLLKVSLDIILQNVGYLTGQAPSFEVCEKIKGRALGVPNVLGVHDLRAHYVGNKLHVELHIEVPPGISLKEAHDASEEVKKRIEELPEVEVAFVHVDIKGITD, encoded by the coding sequence TTGGAGGAAATTTACCGGCCCATCTGGCTCAGCATCATCGGAAACGTTCTCCTCGCGGCCCTTAAGCTGGCTGTTGGCTTCCTCTACTCAAGCATAGCCCTGATTTCCGACGGTGTCCACTCTCTGAGCGACGTTGTGACCAGCGTCATCGGCTACGCGGGGATAAGGATATCCTCCAAGCCTCCGGATAAGAGCCACCCCTTCGGCCACTCACGCTTCGAGCCGCTTGTGGCATTTCTCATCGGCGAGGCTTTGCTCATAGTCGCCTACGAGATAGGCCGCGATGCGGTCTACAGAATACTCCACGGGGGAGCCATCGAGGTGAACTCCCTGATGCTCGGCGTCACGGTTCTCTCGATACTCGTTAAGGAACTCATGTTTCGCTACTCGGTTCACGTGGGCAGGAAGCTCAACAGCCAGATTCTAATAGCAGATGCCTACCACCACAGGAGCGACTCCCTGAGCAGCCTGGCGGTTCTGATTGGCCTTGGCGCCCAGAGGATCGGCTTCGAATACGGCGACGCTCTGGCAGGCCTTGTTGTTGCGCTCTTCCTCCTGAAGGTATCGCTGGATATAATCCTCCAGAACGTTGGCTACCTGACGGGTCAGGCGCCGTCATTCGAGGTCTGCGAGAAGATAAAGGGGCGGGCGCTGGGCGTCCCCAACGTCCTCGGCGTCCACGATTTGAGGGCCCACTACGTGGGGAACAAACTTCACGTCGAGCTTCACATCGAAGTTCCCCCGGGCATCTCGCTCAAGGAGGCCCACGACGCCAGCGAGGAGGTGAAGAAGCGCATAGAAGAGCTACCTGAGGTGGAGGTTGCATTCGTCCACGTGGATATAAAGGGGATTACGGATTGA
- a CDS encoding DHH family phosphoesterase produces the protein MRLIIHHWDTDGVTSAALLVRALNLEEFTNLTAPIGEFRFDERIWDAIEKAEKLYVLDFNVPEEVERVKVPTLFIDHHTQPKIKNPLVEQVNPSLDGEYYPSNSLVVSEHFGIWNAWSALGVVGDIGEKAFEIERVNELLWKANLSRAEALRLVELIDSNYIAMEREAVERAVKVLLENDVGDLLEYEPWVKKAEAIREAIESAVSSVEERNGFAFVEFESPFNVISKVARRLVWEMGYRGAVVLNRNFHGKAQVYFRISHEAAERIDMTEVIARIRTLGTNAGGKREVLGCVCERDKIEDVLTIINEYLG, from the coding sequence ATGCGCCTAATAATCCACCACTGGGACACAGACGGGGTGACCTCTGCAGCCCTTCTAGTGAGGGCACTTAACCTGGAGGAGTTCACCAATCTAACCGCTCCAATCGGAGAGTTCCGCTTCGACGAGAGGATATGGGACGCTATTGAAAAGGCCGAGAAGCTCTACGTCCTCGACTTCAACGTTCCTGAGGAGGTCGAGAGGGTCAAAGTTCCGACGCTCTTCATCGACCACCACACCCAGCCGAAGATTAAAAACCCGCTCGTGGAACAGGTCAATCCCTCGCTGGACGGTGAGTACTACCCTTCAAATTCCCTCGTGGTCTCGGAGCACTTCGGGATATGGAACGCCTGGAGCGCCCTTGGGGTCGTTGGCGACATCGGAGAGAAGGCATTTGAGATCGAGAGGGTCAACGAGCTTCTCTGGAAGGCGAACCTCTCGCGGGCGGAAGCCTTAAGGCTGGTTGAGCTAATTGACTCCAACTACATCGCGATGGAGAGGGAGGCCGTTGAGAGAGCAGTGAAGGTTCTCCTTGAAAACGACGTTGGAGACCTCCTCGAATACGAACCGTGGGTCAAGAAGGCCGAGGCCATAAGGGAAGCGATAGAGAGTGCTGTTTCGAGCGTCGAGGAGAGGAACGGCTTCGCCTTCGTCGAGTTCGAGAGTCCCTTCAACGTAATCTCCAAGGTCGCGAGAAGGCTCGTCTGGGAGATGGGCTACCGCGGTGCCGTCGTCTTGAACAGAAACTTCCACGGGAAGGCCCAAGTCTACTTCCGCATCTCCCATGAGGCGGCGGAAAGGATAGACATGACCGAGGTAATAGCCCGCATTCGCACCCTCGGCACGAACGCCGGCGGCAAGAGGGAGGTCCTCGGCTGTGTATGCGAGAGGGATAAAATCGAAGACGTTCTCACAATCATCAACGAGTACCTGGGGTGA
- the sat gene encoding sulfate adenylyltransferase: MVSKPHGGRLVRRIVADRTRERILSEQKEYPRVEIDHGRAIDLENIAHGVYSPLKGFLTSNDFQSVLDHMRLDDDTPWTIPIVLDVKEPNFEEGDAVLLYHDGLPIARMHIEEIYTYDKKEFAIKVFKTDDPAHPGVARVMNMGNYLVGGEIELLNELPNPFAKYTLRPVETRVLFKELGWRTIVAFQTRNAPHVGHEYVQKAALTFVDGLFINPVLGKKKKGDYKDEVIIKAYEALFKHYYPKDAATLATVRYEMRYAGPREAVHHAIMRKNMGATHFIVGRDHAGVGDYYGPYEAWEMFENFPDLGITPMFIREAFYCRKCGGMVNAKICPHPKEFHVHISGTKLRKMIMAGEQPPEYMMRPEVFEVIRSFENPFVE, encoded by the coding sequence ATGGTATCAAAGCCCCACGGCGGCAGGCTCGTCAGGAGGATCGTCGCCGATAGAACCCGTGAGAGGATTCTGAGCGAGCAGAAGGAATACCCGCGCGTCGAGATAGACCACGGCAGGGCGATAGACCTTGAGAACATCGCCCACGGCGTTTATTCACCACTCAAGGGCTTCCTCACGAGCAACGACTTTCAGAGCGTCCTCGACCACATGCGCCTCGACGACGACACCCCCTGGACCATCCCGATAGTCCTCGACGTGAAGGAGCCGAACTTCGAGGAAGGGGACGCGGTGCTCCTCTACCACGACGGCCTTCCAATAGCGAGGATGCACATCGAGGAGATATACACCTACGACAAGAAGGAGTTCGCCATCAAGGTCTTCAAAACCGACGATCCTGCTCATCCCGGCGTCGCCAGGGTCATGAACATGGGAAACTACCTCGTCGGCGGCGAGATTGAACTCCTCAACGAGTTGCCTAACCCCTTTGCAAAGTACACTCTCAGACCGGTTGAGACAAGGGTTCTCTTCAAGGAGCTTGGCTGGAGGACGATAGTCGCCTTCCAGACGAGGAACGCTCCCCACGTCGGCCACGAGTATGTACAGAAAGCTGCCCTCACCTTCGTCGACGGCCTCTTCATCAACCCGGTCCTCGGAAAGAAGAAGAAGGGCGATTACAAAGACGAGGTCATAATCAAGGCCTACGAGGCCCTCTTCAAGCACTACTACCCGAAGGACGCCGCGACCCTCGCGACCGTCCGCTACGAGATGCGCTACGCTGGCCCCAGGGAAGCCGTCCACCACGCTATCATGAGAAAAAACATGGGCGCGACCCACTTCATAGTGGGCAGGGACCACGCCGGCGTCGGCGACTACTACGGCCCCTACGAGGCCTGGGAGATGTTCGAGAACTTCCCCGACCTCGGAATAACCCCGATGTTCATCAGGGAGGCCTTCTACTGCAGGAAGTGCGGCGGCATGGTCAACGCCAAGATATGCCCCCATCCAAAGGAGTTCCACGTCCACATAAGCGGCACCAAGCTCAGGAAGATGATAATGGCCGGGGAGCAGCCGCCGGAGTACATGATGAGGCCCGAGGTCTTCGAGGTCATCAGGAGCTTTGAGAACCCGTTTGTGGAGTGA
- a CDS encoding diacylglycerol/polyprenol kinase family protein, which produces MSMKRELKRKSLHLTGLSVPLSYYLFGRELTLTFIALAFFIFVILEPFRIIEELRDNIKRRLRIYVDNDVFERVEAIEKHINEITREHERYRVAAHVYFAAASFIVVYFFPMEVAVGAITVATVGDALAAIIGKSFGRHRFSNGKSLEGSLAYFLSGVAILWPLVGLPLAIVGSLAGMIAEFYNLPPDDNFSNQLAIALVIYLVDVLVL; this is translated from the coding sequence GTGAGCATGAAGCGCGAGCTAAAGCGTAAGTCCCTCCACCTGACCGGCCTGAGCGTCCCGCTGAGCTACTACCTCTTCGGCAGGGAGCTTACGCTCACCTTCATAGCCCTCGCCTTCTTCATCTTCGTGATCCTAGAACCCTTCAGGATAATCGAGGAACTGAGGGACAACATAAAGCGGAGGCTCAGGATATACGTCGACAACGACGTTTTCGAGCGCGTTGAAGCAATCGAGAAGCACATCAACGAGATAACGAGGGAGCACGAGCGCTACCGCGTCGCGGCCCACGTATACTTTGCCGCAGCTTCCTTCATAGTCGTGTACTTCTTCCCCATGGAGGTGGCCGTTGGAGCCATAACCGTCGCAACCGTTGGAGACGCCCTGGCCGCGATAATCGGCAAATCCTTCGGAAGGCACCGTTTCTCCAACGGAAAGAGCCTCGAGGGGAGTCTGGCATACTTCCTCTCCGGCGTTGCAATACTCTGGCCTCTCGTTGGCCTTCCCCTGGCGATAGTAGGCTCCCTGGCCGGGATGATAGCCGAGTTCTACAACCTTCCCCCGGATGACAACTTCTCGAACCAGCTGGCGATAGCGCTGGTCATATACCTCGTTGATGTGCTGGTCCTTTGA
- a CDS encoding alkaline phosphatase family protein has translation MEFEKKVREGMAETKKVFVIGLDSAPPELLFNRFIDDMPHVKKLLEKSVHGPMQTGIPAITIPMWMVMVTGKTPGELGLYGFRHRTGYSYTDYWIAHSRKVREPTVWDYLGERGKESIIVGAPPPYPPKPINGHLVSCFITPDASVDYTYPKELKGEIERLVGEYIFDVPFRKEAKDEVRDGIWEMTEKRFEVIRYLLQEKEWDYFHFVEIGLDRLHHAFWRYFDENHHLYPGKGNKYENVIPDYYKLLDKEIGETLKLIDFDETAVFIVSDHGIKAMHGNFAVNQWLAEEGLLKVRNPEVLHDGKTKRFESLDVDWKETTAWGWGGYYSRVFLNVLGREREGKIPLSKFEKVRDEVAEQIKSIHGPNGEKWDTKVFYPEDIYPVARGSKPDIMVYFDNLNWRAAGTVGHPSNYLPENDTGPDDANHSEFGVFSMYLPGFDESRATQLTIYDFAPTILRLFGIEEPLKEMHGRSIL, from the coding sequence ATGGAGTTTGAAAAGAAAGTTAGGGAAGGTATGGCCGAGACCAAGAAAGTCTTCGTCATAGGCCTCGATTCGGCTCCACCAGAACTCCTGTTCAACCGCTTCATCGACGACATGCCCCACGTCAAGAAACTCCTGGAGAAGTCCGTTCACGGCCCGATGCAGACGGGGATTCCGGCAATAACCATACCGATGTGGATGGTGATGGTTACAGGGAAAACACCGGGAGAGCTTGGCCTCTACGGGTTCAGGCACAGGACCGGTTACTCCTACACGGACTACTGGATCGCCCACAGCAGGAAGGTGAGGGAACCAACGGTGTGGGACTACCTCGGTGAACGCGGCAAGGAGTCGATAATAGTGGGCGCCCCGCCGCCCTACCCGCCGAAGCCTATCAACGGGCACTTAGTCAGCTGCTTCATAACGCCCGATGCAAGCGTTGACTACACCTATCCCAAGGAGCTGAAGGGCGAGATAGAGCGCCTCGTTGGGGAGTATATCTTCGACGTCCCCTTCAGGAAAGAGGCTAAAGACGAGGTCAGGGACGGCATCTGGGAGATGACGGAGAAGCGTTTCGAGGTGATAAGGTATCTCCTCCAGGAGAAGGAGTGGGACTACTTCCACTTCGTCGAGATAGGCCTCGACAGGCTCCACCACGCCTTCTGGCGCTACTTCGATGAAAACCACCACCTCTACCCCGGCAAGGGCAACAAGTACGAGAACGTCATCCCCGACTACTACAAGCTCCTTGACAAAGAGATCGGGGAGACCCTCAAACTGATCGACTTCGACGAGACGGCCGTTTTCATAGTTTCTGACCACGGCATAAAGGCGATGCACGGCAACTTCGCGGTCAACCAGTGGCTGGCCGAGGAGGGCCTGCTGAAGGTCAGGAACCCGGAGGTCCTCCACGACGGGAAGACCAAGCGCTTCGAGAGCCTCGACGTCGACTGGAAAGAAACCACCGCCTGGGGCTGGGGCGGCTACTACTCTCGCGTCTTCCTGAACGTCCTCGGAAGGGAGAGGGAAGGGAAGATACCACTCTCAAAGTTCGAGAAAGTAAGGGACGAGGTGGCGGAGCAGATAAAGTCGATCCACGGCCCGAACGGCGAGAAGTGGGACACAAAGGTCTTCTACCCGGAGGACATCTACCCGGTGGCGCGGGGAAGCAAGCCCGACATAATGGTCTACTTCGACAACCTCAACTGGAGGGCAGCGGGAACCGTCGGTCACCCGAGCAACTACCTGCCCGAGAACGACACCGGACCGGACGATGCCAACCACTCCGAGTTCGGAGTGTTCTCGATGTACCTTCCAGGCTTCGACGAGAGCAGAGCAACGCAGCTGACCATCTACGACTTCGCGCCGACGATACTGCGGCTCTTTGGGATAGAGGAACCTTTGAAGGAGATGCACGGGAGGAGCATCCTCTGA
- a CDS encoding type II toxin-antitoxin system VapC family toxin translates to MIVIDTSVFIDALFEYDTKRTELAKKLFRLVQNRGIPIVEPDIFKVELIGQLVRRMPREEAMNLYELIVEKIETVDTCKLREISFEIALKTGCRAIDSLYISVAHSRRSVLISNDRFQVESARKYGINAFYLLEELQEIERFLGEIS, encoded by the coding sequence ATGATAGTGATTGACACCTCTGTGTTCATAGATGCACTGTTCGAATACGACACAAAGAGAACTGAGCTTGCCAAAAAACTATTTCGGCTCGTCCAAAACAGGGGAATTCCCATTGTTGAACCCGACATTTTCAAAGTAGAGCTCATAGGTCAGTTAGTTCGAAGGATGCCTCGTGAAGAGGCCATGAACTTGTACGAACTAATTGTTGAAAAGATAGAGACGGTAGACACCTGCAAGCTCAGAGAAATCTCGTTTGAAATCGCCCTCAAAACAGGGTGCAGAGCGATAGATTCCCTCTACATAAGCGTGGCTCACTCCAGGAGAAGTGTCCTGATTTCAAACGACCGGTTCCAGGTTGAGAGTGCCCGAAAGTACGGGATTAATGCCTTCTATCTTCTCGAGGAGCTCCAAGAAATAGAGAGGTTCCTCGGGGAGATAAGCTGA
- the mfnA gene encoding tyrosine decarboxylase MfnA, with the protein MFPRKGASGEEVLEELERKTEEDLTFDSGRILGSMCTYPHPLAVEVVRRYIDRNLGDPGLHVGSQRVEKEAVDMLSNLLGLERGYGHIVSGGTEANILAVRAFRNLADVEKPELILPESAHFSFLKASEMLGVKLVWAKLKEDYSVDVRDVESKITDRTIGIVGIAGTTGLGVVDDIPSLSDLAIEHGLPLHVDAAFGGFVIPFAKELGYDIPDFDFRLKGVKSITIDPHKMGMVPIPAGGIIFREKKYLEAISILAPYLAGGRIWQATITGTRPGASALAVWAMIKHLGFEGYKEVVREAMELSRWFAGELKKIPGVYLIREPVLNIVSFGSERLEELEERLKNRGWGISAHRGYVRIVMMPHVKREHLEEFLRDLGEIAAGLNP; encoded by the coding sequence ATGTTCCCGAGGAAAGGAGCGAGTGGGGAGGAAGTTCTTGAGGAGCTGGAGAGGAAGACGGAGGAGGATCTCACCTTCGATTCAGGCAGGATACTCGGATCGATGTGCACCTATCCCCACCCCCTCGCGGTGGAGGTCGTTCGGCGCTACATAGACAGAAACCTCGGCGATCCAGGGCTTCACGTTGGAAGTCAAAGGGTCGAAAAGGAAGCCGTTGATATGCTCTCGAACCTCCTCGGGCTTGAGAGGGGCTACGGCCACATCGTTTCCGGCGGCACCGAGGCCAACATACTCGCGGTGAGGGCCTTTAGAAACCTGGCCGACGTCGAGAAGCCGGAACTCATCCTCCCGGAGAGTGCCCACTTCTCATTCCTTAAAGCGAGCGAGATGCTTGGGGTAAAGCTCGTTTGGGCGAAGCTGAAGGAAGATTACTCCGTCGACGTGAGGGACGTGGAGAGCAAGATAACCGACAGGACGATAGGCATCGTCGGGATAGCCGGAACCACCGGGCTGGGCGTGGTGGACGACATTCCATCGCTCAGCGATCTGGCGATTGAGCACGGGCTTCCCCTCCACGTGGATGCCGCCTTCGGCGGCTTCGTCATTCCCTTCGCGAAGGAACTCGGCTACGATATACCCGACTTCGACTTCAGGCTCAAGGGAGTGAAGAGCATAACGATAGACCCCCACAAGATGGGCATGGTGCCGATTCCGGCTGGAGGAATAATCTTCCGCGAGAAGAAGTACCTGGAGGCCATAAGCATCCTCGCGCCCTACCTGGCCGGAGGAAGGATATGGCAGGCGACGATAACGGGGACGAGACCGGGGGCTAGCGCTTTGGCAGTCTGGGCCATGATAAAGCACCTCGGCTTCGAGGGGTATAAAGAGGTCGTCAGAGAAGCCATGGAGCTGAGCAGATGGTTCGCCGGGGAGCTGAAGAAGATACCCGGCGTCTACCTCATCAGGGAACCAGTGCTCAACATCGTCTCCTTCGGCTCCGAGAGGCTGGAGGAGCTTGAGGAGAGGCTGAAGAATAGGGGATGGGGCATAAGCGCCCACCGCGGCTACGTCAGGATAGTCATGATGCCCCACGTAAAGAGGGAGCATCTGGAGGAGTTTTTGAGGGATCTGGGGGAAATTGCGGCGGGCCTCAATCCGTAA